GCGCAGGCTTACCTGGCATTTCAATATTTAAATGGGTTGGGTGTGGAAGCCAATCCGAAAAAAGCCGCTTACTGGTATGAAGCGTCAGCGGAACAGGGTCATCCTCAGGCACAGGCTGAACTGGGCCAGTTACTGCTCACCGGGGTGGGTGTGGATAAAGATTATCAACAAGCCGCCTATTGGTTTGGCAAAGCTGCCAACCAGGGTAATTCGTTTGCGCAAGGGAAACTGGGGTACATGTATTTAGCCGGTCTGGGTGTTAATCAGGATGATGTCAAAGCCTATGCGTGGTTAAAATTGGCGGCCAATAACAAAAATGAACAGGCGGCTAAAGAATTGGCTCGACTTGAACCCAAATTAAGCGCAGAACAAAAGGCATCGGCAGAAAAGATCTACGGTGAATTAAAAAGCAAAAAGCCCGTCTCTGAAGGGGAAGAGCCTGAATAATCACAGGCTCTTGATTCATTATTCCATGGAATTAATAGGGGCCGTTGCGGTTACGGTTGTCGAAATCACCGGGGCAGGTTGAAAAAAAGTGAGCGAGGACGGTTGCATGACCTTGACCAGAGCAAACAGTTCTTCTTTAAATGAAACTGGCATTTGACTAACCAAAGGAAGCCAGCGTCTGTCAGTCAGGGAAATTAACTTCTGGGCCTCCAGGCCATCGCGGACTGCCTGATAAACCAGGTTCTCCAGGTAGCAAACACCCAATGCGTCGTAGCCTTCTTTCTTGCCCAATTCCTCAATGAGGGATTGGCAGCACTGGAGCATTTTAGCTATGTCTTTTCGTTTGACCGGATCAGTGATTCTGGCAACGACTAAATCGCGGGCGTCGCTAATCCTCATAAAACTGTACTCAAGGCCCAACTCATTTTTGTAGGTTTGGCCCTGCTCGTCGAAATAAGACGCTCTTTTTTCCCCGCGAACATAAAAGCCGGCGGCCTGGCATAATTTGGCAACGGCAGGCGACTCGGTGAATAATTCCAGCTTTTTGACCCGTCCTTCCTGAAGGAGTGCGGCAAGAATGGAGCGTAAAGCCGCGGCCGCAGCGGCTTCATCGTTCGCTGTGGGTAACTGAATGCTTAAAAAGCCAATGTGCCGAATGACAGAGTCATCCGGATCAAAATCGACTGTCAAAACAGGCGCATCGTTGATACAGGCAGTGAATTGATTCTGGTCTCGCTTAATACTCACCGGGCACAAGTCCTGGTCCTGCAAAAGCGGGAGCTGTTCGTCAAATTGCAAGCTGGGTATTCCTGGAGCCTGCTTCGCCAGATTTTCATCGATGAGTTGATAAACATAGCGCTCGATTAAGTAGAAATGCCCGCCATTACTCTCGCGTGCGAGCCAGTCCGGAAAAATCGCTTCCTGAGAAAAGGTCTTATCCGCCAGATGAAAGGCATTGAAATTGCCGCCGCTTTGAGTTAACTGAATGCGTTTAATACCGCCTTTTTCCCTGACGATGTTTAAGAATTCAGCATATAAATGTTTGGCGTACCCTTTACCCTGTGAGTCTTTATCAACCCCCATGGAGCAATATTCAGCTGTATGGCGATAAGGACCCTGGCCAAATTTAATGCGTCGTACGGCCATTACTTTTTCTTTGCCCTCGACGGCGTCCACCAGAACATAAATGTCGCTGGCTTGCGACATCCGTTGGTAATGGGCCTTAAATTCTTCCTTACCCTGTTTAGTAAACGACATCCATTGAATAACATGATCTTGCATCCAGATGGACCAAATGGCATCGTAATCGTTAGGGGTGGCTTTGCGAATAAATGGGTAGGTCATGTTCTTACTGAGAGCTAATCAACAACAGTCACCAGTTTACACGAAAACAACCAACTGATCAATATTAGATCATATTGGTTGTTTATTAGTATACTTGCTGCGGTGTATGGCCATTAAAGCATAGAAAGGTGTCAGGCAGAACAATAATCCAATACCATAAAAAATAACGTCCTGTCCTGAACCTAAAAGAGCAAACAGAACATAAATACAGGCCAGTATGCTGATAACCATCCAATTGACGGTACGATGGCGATGAGCGGGGGATTTAAATTGTCTAAACGCGATCATGGCGGCCACGGTCGTATAAAGATAAGGAACTAAAATACATAAATTCGATAAGGTCACCAGCAGCGTGAACTGGGCTGTCAGCAAGCTTGAGTAATTCATTCCCAATAACACTGTCATGATTAAAGCAGAAAGACATATGGCCCAATGGGGGGTGTTAAATCGCGATAATCGCGTTAAAAACAAAGGCAGCAGGCCATCTCTGGCGGTGGCCATAGCCGCCTGACTGGTGATAAAGAGAAAGCCAATGACTGTGCAAAGGCAGGCAATAATGGCTGCCATGGCAAAAATCGAGTCGGTCAGATCGCCAAAAATGAGACGTCCTGCTGCAGCAAAAGGAGCCGGGTTATTGGCCAGGGATGCGGGTGAAAACATGCCCATGAGTGCGACTGTGCTCAATAAATAAATCAATGCCGTGATCGCGGTGCCAAGTACTGTGGCCCGATAAATGGTTACTTCCGGATTCTTTACATTCTCTGCAGGGATCGTGGCGGATTCCAGGCCGCCGAATGCAAAAAAAGTTAACATGGCCGCGTTGGCCAAGGCGGCCAGATTGGATTGTCCTGACACATTAAAGAAAGCGAGATTTTCGACCTTAATATGGAATAGCCCGACCAGCGAGACAAGGAGAATAGGAATCAATTTAATGATGGTGGTCACCATCTGTACGATTTTAACTTCCTTAACTCCAATAATGTTAATGAGGGCAACCAGCCAGATAATGGCGGTGCCAACCAGGAAGGCCAGCGAATGATTGGTGGTCAGATCAGGCCAGAAAACGGTCAGATAAGCCAGCAAGGCCACCACGGTGGCGGCATCGCCAATAATATTGCCGAGCAGATACGCCACACTGACCTGATACCCGGCAAAATCGCCCAGTTCATGACGGCAGTAAGCATAAAGCCCACCGACCAGCGGCAGGCGTTGACTGAGTTTACCGAAAATAAGGGCCAGCAAAATGGAACCCAGCGCCGTGATAACCCAACCGAAAAGACCGATGCTGCCGATGGCCGCCATGGCAGCGGGCAACAGAAAAATACCGGATCCCACCATGTTACCAATTACAAGAGAAGTGCTGGCAGGTAATCCCAGGATTCGCTTTTGTTCCATACTTACTCAATAGAAGTTAATGGTTAATTTAACCATGGTTTGACTGACGATTAAAGGTATCATCCTGTCTATCCGTTTTTGCCGCTATTACTGCCACGACCCGGGTTTATAAAGGATTTGATACAGAGAAATGGAATCTTGTTCTTCATTTATCCATGGCATTCGCATTAGAATGGATGGGTCTCTTTTACCAGCAGAGGGTAAGTCAATGAAATCATGGATGGTGCTTTTTTGCAGTGTGATGTTGAATCATGGGATTTGGGCTGAGGGGACTATCCCACCGGGAAACAGTCTGAAAGAGGCGACCTACATTCGCCTTGAGAGCCGGGGGGACCAGGAAAAAAATCTGACGCTGCTGCTTAAAGCTGGCGCCGAGCACGTGAAAAGTACCGAACCCGATACTGAAATCTGGTTTGCCCTGACGCGTGAAGGAAATCAATTCGCGCTGTTTAACGCATTCACTGACACGGCAGGACGGGCCGCTCATTTGAATGGACAGGTCATTACCGCACTCAAGCAGAACTCCGATCGACTGATTGAAGGCGGCTGGGAAAACGGCGTGATTAAGAACATTCAGAACTCAACCATTCTGGTCAGCAACAATGACCAGAGGGATCGACTGGATCAAGCGCGGTTGGCCAGTTACCTGACGTTCAAAGCCATCCCGGGCAAGGAGAAAGAATTAGACACTCTGCTGCAGAAAGTGGTGGCCTTGGTTAACCGCGTCGAACCCAATACTCTTTTCTGGGTTGCTTTAAAAAATGAAGATGACAGCTATGCTTTGTTTGCAGTTTTTTCTGACATGGATGCCCTAAATGCCCATTTTTCCGGGGTTGCGGTGACGACCATTCAGCAGAATGCGGCCCAGCTCATCCAGGACGGCTGGACTAATGGCGTTATGAAAACCATTAAAAACTATGATGTGATCGCCAGCCGTTAGGAGGAGAGGTGTTGCTGAAGCATATCAAGTAACCCTATAACGTGTTCAGACTCTCTTTAATTAACGACACGGTTATTTTCCCCTGATTGTTTCTGCTGCGCTTTAAAATCGTGTAATTGATAAGACTTAAATCCTCATGGGTTACCCGGGCAATACTCATGAAGTACTGGCTTTCCAGCGTGACATGTTCACTGCGTACGCCGAGTTTTTGCAGCAAAGGGCCTATTTTATTCATGTTTTTTATGCCCGTTTCGCCGCGCGCGTCCATCAATTGTTGAACCTGTGCGTTATTAAGCCCATTACCCAACCCTTTAAGCAGCAATTGCGGAGCGGTATTAAGATTAATCGGCACAGGTTCAGGCAAGGCCGAGATGAAATCAGCCAACCCCTGGTACAGGTTGGCGCTTACCCCGCGTACCAGACGAAATTCACTGGGACTTTCAAAGGGTTGATAACCCGGAAGGTAAGCTGGTTTTTGCCGGGCGTAATAAGCGAGGTATTCATCGTTACCGCGCCCAGGTTTGTAATCCGTTATCCATTGCATGGTCGCATCCAGCAACTGTTTTCGCTGCCCGGCGCTCAGTTTTAAATCGGGCTTTTCCAGCAGTTTTAAAAACAGGAGAGAATAATTTTTACTGCTTAAATTGTTCAGATTAAAACGGCTTTGCAAATCATAAAGCTCGCCGGTGACGGTAAAGGGCGGGTAAATCCCTTTTTGTTTGACAGGAAAAGCACGTAACGTGCCGTCAGCGGTGTTTCGCGTAAAGGTGTTTTTACTATCCCGAAGTTCGCTCATGGCCCAGAACGTCACAGATTGAGAGGCGAGATAAAGCTGATCGGAGAGCAACGTTAATCGTGTACGGTAAATATCCAGTTGCAGGCGAGTACTCATGGCAGTTGCCGCAATGGCGACCAGGGTCATAATAAAAAGAGCCGAAATCAGGGCGCTGCCGGCTTGCTTAGGTCTCAGCATAAAGCCCCTCGGGTAAAATGAACAAAAAACTTGCCTTCCCCCAGTCGGATAAGGTCAGGGTCAATTGCACGGCCTTCGGCAGTGAGGACGACTTGCGACCGGCGGGCATGGCATTCGCCCGCCATTCGGGTAAAACCTGGAGCTGATCATTCAGATAGGCCAATTGACATCCCACCACCTGTTGTAATAACACTTTGTCATCATACTCTTTCCGTTTCAGGGTATCCAGAACCGGCCAGCTGCGGCGAATCAATTGCTGTTTGTCGCAAAGCAGGGCAATGCGTTTAAGGGTGCTGCGTTTATCGCTGCTGTTCGGGTTGGTTAATCCCCCTCGTGTTAACTCCATGTAATTATTACGCCCAATGAAGGCGGGAAGCAGACGCACCTCATTGTCGCGTACAGCGCGGTTGGCAACCTGTTGAATATCCCGTTCAATTAAGGTCAAGGCCAGCTGCAGGGTCATCAGGCGTTCGGCCTGAACCGTGACACGCGAGCGGGTATTGAAGGCATAATACATGGCTGAGGACGTGATGGTAGCAAGAATAGCGAATACCGTCAGCGCGATGAGAATTTCAAGCAGAGTGAAGGCCGCGTTTTTTCTCATGGCTGGTACTTAAATGCGAGCAGGGGATCGGCAAACGGTCCCGCCTGGTTTTTACTGACGCTGACGGTTATTTGCTGTACGGCTTTACCGAGGGCAGTCGGAGAAAGTTTAACCCGCCAATACCAGCGCTGCCCAAGAAGGCTTGTGACCTGTGTTATTTCCTGGTTGGACGGTACCGTTAAAAGTCCCAGTTGCACCATGGCAATGCCTTGCATGGCAATCCAGTGGCTTATGGTTTTTTCTTTGATGAGCTGCGTATTGGCAACATCCTGAGAGGTCGCTTTAAGCAGTGCCGTCAGGGCAATGGCGACAACCGCGAGCGCCAGCAGCACTTCGACTAACGTAAATCCCTTGTTAAGCGTTTTGTTCATCATGAGTCGCTGTTTGTCAATTGAAGTTCGCCATTGTGTTCACCGGACAGTACCACCAGTCTTGGTGTTTCAGCCGTACCAAACACGAGTTCGAAAGGTGACATGTCGCCTGACGGGTTAATGACAATGTCAGGGCGATTATCGCGATTGCGTATGGCCGCTTTTAGACTCACAACCACATGCCTGGGAAAGGCCTGCCAGTGGAACAGGCTGTTTTTGGGCATCGGCTGCCAGCGAAGACCCTGTTCAAAACGAAACGTCTCATAGCCGTTGCGGTTGATATTAATGCCTAAGGTGTTTACTTCAAGAATAGCCCGATGCTGAACAAGTTTCACGTAGGAGGCGAAATGCTCGGCGCTGACGACCGCCTTGCGGCCCGCGCCAAAATCGCCAAAAGCAAGCAGTGTTACGCTTAAGATAATGCCGGTAATGACAATCACAACCAGAATTTCAATGAGCGTAAATCCGCGTTTATTGCGCATCCCAGTTACCTATTTCCGCATTGATGCCGGTTCCTCCCGGTTGGCCTTCAGCGCCCAGAGTGAAGACATCCACATCCCCGTGTTCACCGGGATTTAAATAAAGGTATTCGCGACCCCAGGGATCCTTGGGTACGGATTTTAAATATTGTTTCCAATCGCGGGGTGCCGGGTTACTGGTGGGCTTTTCAACCAGCGCCTGCAAGCCTTGATCAGTGGTTGGGTATACGCCATTATCCAGTTTGTAGAGATCCAGCGCATTTTGTATGGCCAACACATCCTGTTTTGCTTTTACCACCCGTGCTTCATCGGGTCGGCTAATAATTTTAGGGACGATAATGGACGCAAGGATACCCAGGATGACGACAACTACCATTATTTCTATCAGAGAAAAACCCTTCTGATTACGCATTAATCAACTCCTCAAGCCAAAAGAAAAAAATCAGGCAACCAGTTGCTCCATGGAAAAAATAGGTAACAGGGTTGCCAATACTATAAATAATACCACAGCGCCCATCAGCAGGATAACCAGGGGTTCAAGCAGCGTCAGGGCTGTGTCGATCAGACGTTGCACTTCATTGTCCAGATGCTGGGCAGCGCGTTCCATCATGGTGGCGATCTGGCCGCTTTTTTCGCCGCTGGCGATTAAGTGAGTGGCCATGGGACTTAAGAAATGCGTTTCCTTTAAGGCCTGGTGAATGGCGGTACCTTCGCGAACGCGAGTGGTGGCTGCATCAAAGGCGTTACGCATGACAAGATTGGTCACCAGGCTCGCGGAGACGCGCATGGTTTCAAGCACACTGACCCCGGCGGCGAAAAGAATACCAAAGGTGTGGATGTAGCGTGCCACATTCACTGAACGAACCAGGTAAGAGCTGACGGGAAGTTTAAGTAAAAGCCGGTGCCAGAGCATGCGGATTTTCAAGTGCCTAAGGCTTCTCCTAAACGCGATAAAAGCGAGTATTATGGCGCCGGCTACGAGGAGGCCGTAGGCTTTAATAAAATCGCTCATGTTGATTAACACTTTTGTCATCGCGGGCAGCGATTGACCGCTTGACGTGAATACTTCAATGATTTTAGGCACAACAAAGGCCAATAGAAAACTGATGATTGCAGCGGAAACCAGGATCATCAATGTGGGATAAATGAGGGCCTGCTGCACTTTTTGACGGGTTCCCTGCTGATTTTCGGTGTAATCCGCAAGCTTCTCAAGAACAACATCAAGACGGCCGGTCTGTTCACCGGCGGCCACGGTGGCCCGGTATAGTTCAGGAAATGCCTGGGGGAATTCATTCATAGACTGAGCCAGGCCGTAACCTTCGAGTACTTTGGAGCGTACGCCAATGATTAAGGCTCTGACTTTATCTTTTTCGGTCTGTTCACTGACGCCACGCAGCGATTCTTCAACCGGAATCCCCGCTGCGAGCAGGGTGGCCAGCTGGCGGGTAAACAGTGACAAATCCTGAGCAGAAATTTTAGCTGAATGACGGGTTTGTTTCTGCCTGGCCTGCGTCTGGATTTGCACCGGAATAAGGCCCTGATCACGCAGCAGTTGCCGGGCATGGCGTTCCGAATCGGCCTCAATAATGCCTTTATTGGTCCCTCCGGATTTGGTTAAAGCCTGATATTGATAAGCGCCCATGATCACCACAAAAGAATACGTCAAAGCAGTTTAATCTATTGGGTTTAATCTGTCACTGCGGTACACTTTTGGCTTGAAGTCAATCCTGGAGAAAATAATGGGCGATAATTTGATTTTAAAGGCAATAAAAGAACACGATGCTAAATTTATTGACCTTCGTTTCACGGATACGCGCGGCAAAGAACAACACATTACGCTTCCAGTATCGGCCATTGATGATGATTTCATAGAAAATGGCAAAATGTTTGATGGCTCCTCCATCAAGGGTTGGCAAAAAATACATCAATCCGATTTGGCGTTGATGCCTGATCTGGACACCATACTTCCCGATCCATTCTATCAGGACAGCACCCTTATTGTCCGTTGCAATGTGGTTGATCCACAGACCATGTTGGGGTATGACCGCGATCCGCGCTCCTTGGCGATGCGTGCTGAAAAATATTTAATCTCGACCCGTATTGCGGATGCCGCTTACATCGGGCCTGAGCCTGAATTTTTCCTTTTTGATGATGTCCGCTGGGAAACATCCATGAGCGGTTCATTCTATAAAATTGACTCTTCCGAAGCCCAATGGAATTCCGGCAAAGTGTTTGAGGGTGGCAACATCGGTCATCGTCCAAGCATCAAAGGGGGCTATTTCCCGGTACCTCCGGTGGATTCTTCACAAGATATCCGCTCAGCCATCTGTTTAACGCTTGAAGCCCTGGGCATTCCGGTTGAGGCGCATCATCATGAAGTGGCGACCGGCAACCAGTGTGAAGTGGCGACAAAGTTTGACACGGTTACCCGCAAAGCGGATCAATTGCAGGTTTTAAAATACGTTATTCACAATGTGGCGCATAATTACGGCAAGACAGCCACTTTTATGCCCAAGCCTTTGGTAGGTGATAATGGCAGCGGCATGCACTGTCACATGTCCCTTGCCAAAGACGGTGTTAACCTGTTTGCGGGTGAGCAATATGCGGGCTTATCTGAAACAGCGTTGTTTTTTATTGGGGGAATTATAAAGCATGCCCGCGCCTTGAATGCGTTCACCAACCCCTCAACCAATAGCTACAAGCGTCTGGTTCCTGGTTTTGAGGCTCCCGTCCTGTTGGCTTATTCCGCCCGTAACCGCTCAGCGGCCATCCGTATCCCTCATGTGAATAATCCCAAGGGACGCCGTATCGAAGTCCGCTTCCCCGATCCAACAGCCAACCCATACCTGGCTTTCTCGGCAATGATGATGGCCGGTATTGATGGTATTCAGAAAAAAATTCACCCTGGCCAACCCATGGACAAAGATCTGTATGATTTACCGCCCGAAGAGTTGGTGGATATTCCTACCGTATGCGGTTCATTAGAGCAAGCCGTCGACTACCTGCGCCAGGATCATGAGTTTCTGTTGCAGGGGGATGTGTTCAGTCGTGATTTTATCACTAGCTACATTCAATTGCGGGAAGCTGAAATTTCTCAGGTAAGGAGCCTGGTTCATCCGTTTGAATTTGAGCTTTATTACAGTTTATAAGGAAATGAATAAGGAAATGCGATGCGAACATTCGGCTATTTAATTTGCATGATTTTGGCTGTGGGGTCTTTACATGCCGAGATTTACAAATGGACTGACAGTGAGGGGAATGTCCATTTCAGTGATCAACCCCATCAAGGTTCTGAAGAAATTAATTTGCCCGCATCGCAGACCTTTACACCGCCGGCACAAAACAACACTGCTCTGCCTCCTGCCAAAGCGCAGGAGACTGATGCTGAAAGAGGGTACAAGGTTCTTCGCATTGCTCAACCCATTGATGAGGCGACCATTCGTAACAGCCAGGGGTATGTTCCGGTGATTGTAGAAATTTCCCCGGAATTAAAGTCCGGGGATAAGTTACAGATTCTCTATGATGGTGAGCCTTTGGGCGAGCCCCAGGCGACCACAGTCTTTGCCCTGAATGATGTGAAGCGCGGTTCCCATACTATCGCGGTACAGGCCGTGGATGAGGAAGGGAATGTGCTAGGCACCAGTGAAATGATCACCGTCTTCATGCATCGACCCAGAGTGGGCATGGTGCCGCAAACCAAACCTAAAAATACCGCCAACTAACCCTTGAAAAAGGGTGTTTCATCCCTATATAGAGCTTATTCGCGATTGGCATGTGGAAACAGGCCAATCGCTTTTTAGTGGACTCAGTTACGACTCAGTGGAGATTGACAAAGATGGCGCAAAAGCAACAAACAATGGGATTTCAAACCGAAGTCAAACAAATGCTTAATTTGGTTGTGCATTCGCTCTATAGCAACAAAGAGATTTTCTTAAGGGAGTTAATTTCCAACAGTTCGGATGCACTTGATAAACTTCGTTTCCTTGCCTTGTCCAATTCCTCTCTCTACGAAAATGATTCCGATTTACGCATTACTGTTGAATACAACGAAAAATTGAATACCATCACCATTAAAGACAATGGCATCGGCATGAGTTGGGATGAGGCTGTTGAGAATCTTGGAACCATTGCCAAATCAGGAACAAAAGAATTTTTAAGCCACATGACCGGTGATAACGCCAAGGATTCCCATTTAATTGGTCAGTTTGGCGTTGGATTTTATTCCGCCTTTATTGTAGCGGATAAAGTGACAGTCAAAAGCCGCCGTGCTGGCTTAAGTGCTGAGGAAGGGATTGTCTGGGAGTCAAAAGGCGACGGGGAATTTACTATTGCTCAGGAAAAACGCAACGAACGCGGCACTGAAATTACGCTCCATCTCAAAGACGAAGAGAACGAATTCCTGAGTGACTGGCGGATTCGCAGCATCATCAGCAAATACTCTGATCACATTTGCTGGCCCATTTTAATGAAAAAGATGGCGGATGAAGAAGGGAAAGAAAGCAGTGACTTTGAAACGGTGAACAAGGCGACCGCGTTATGGACTCAACAAAAATCAGAAATCAGCGACGAAGACTATAAAGCCTTATACAAACACATTTCCCATGATTATCAGGACCCGTTAACCTGGTCCCATAACCATGTAGAGGGAAAGCAGGATTACATCAGTTTGTTGTACATACCATCGCATGCCCCCTTTGATCTCTGGCAGCATGAGATGAAGCATGGATTAAAATTGTACGTTAAACGCGTTTTTATTCTCGATGACGCGGCCCAGTTTTTACCACGTTACCTGCGATTTGTGAAAGGGATTATTGATGCCAGTGACTTGCCTTTGAACGTTTCGCGAGAAATTCTGCAAGACAATAAACAGGTAGAAGCCATTAAATCGGCTTCTACCAAGCGCGTATTGTCCATGCTTGAGAAATTGAGCACCCAGGATCCGGAAGGTTATCAGAAATTCTGGAATGAATTCGGGCTGGTGATGAAAGAAGGACCGGTGGAAGATTTTGCCAACCGTGAAACCATTGCCAAACTGTTGCGTTTTACATCCACGCACAGCGATTCTGAAAAGCAGGACGTCACCTTAATGGATTATGTGTCACGCATGAAGGACGGTCAGGATAAAATCTATTACATTACTGCCTCAAGTTATAATGCAGCCAAACATAGCCCACATCTTGAAATTTTTAAGAAAAAAGGCATCGAAGTGCTGCTGCTGAGTGATCGAATTGATGAGTGGCTGGTTGGTTATTTAAGTGAGTTTGAGGGTAAAAAACTGCAATCCATCAGCAAGGGTAAAATTGATCTTGATCAAGAAGAAAGGCCGGAAGTTAAAGAAAA
This Legionella sp. MW5194 DNA region includes the following protein-coding sequences:
- the htpG gene encoding molecular chaperone HtpG, whose amino-acid sequence is MAQKQQTMGFQTEVKQMLNLVVHSLYSNKEIFLRELISNSSDALDKLRFLALSNSSLYENDSDLRITVEYNEKLNTITIKDNGIGMSWDEAVENLGTIAKSGTKEFLSHMTGDNAKDSHLIGQFGVGFYSAFIVADKVTVKSRRAGLSAEEGIVWESKGDGEFTIAQEKRNERGTEITLHLKDEENEFLSDWRIRSIISKYSDHICWPILMKKMADEEGKESSDFETVNKATALWTQQKSEISDEDYKALYKHISHDYQDPLTWSHNHVEGKQDYISLLYIPSHAPFDLWQHEMKHGLKLYVKRVFILDDAAQFLPRYLRFVKGIIDASDLPLNVSREILQDNKQVEAIKSASTKRVLSMLEKLSTQDPEGYQKFWNEFGLVMKEGPVEDFANRETIAKLLRFTSTHSDSEKQDVTLMDYVSRMKDGQDKIYYITASSYNAAKHSPHLEIFKKKGIEVLLLSDRIDEWLVGYLSEFEGKKLQSISKGKIDLDQEERPEVKEKEESLAPMLKHIKEVLGERVKDVALTHRLTDSPACVVADDKDMGLEMQRILQAAGQQVPMTKPIFEINPEHALVKRLHSLNDDEQFAEWVIVLFEQAVLAEGGQLDNPADFVSRVNKLLVMA